aacagtcacacaacacctcaatgggaccatggtcatctgggttcagtgatagatatagttgtgtgtcatctgcgtagctctgataatcaaccttacagttctgtaaaatttgtcctaaaggaagcatgtaaaggttaaacagaaggggtccaagaacagatccctgaggaaccccacaggacattggtaatctgtcagattgtAGTGGAACATAGAGAAAAAGCAAATCATCAGAGACACCACAGAAGTTTGATTTCAGCATAAAAACGCACGTTGACAATGAAGTCTTCAGGCCGCAGATCGTGattgttgatgttgctgctctGAGGGGTGGTCCGAGCCAGTTCTGCCTCCCAGCTGTGGATAGTTTCCTTTACGACAGAAAGAAACGTtgccttttttaatatttacaccATGAAGTGCAGTTGGTTCTTAACAGACTAAAtgtaatgttaaaatgtaaacaaaacaactcTTAGGAACCATATAGTTATTAACATGGTATTTTGTATTGTAGTAATGTAGTGTTATTCCAGAATCCCAGAtttgataaatgtttttaattatactttttgtatatttatttattttctattcaagtaaaaaaaaaaaaaaaaagacagctgtaaatttatttttatgtaaataagatcatatacatttttttgaggCCATCCCTCAGAACACCTTccactttaaatttaaaaccagaccCACAGACATTTGTCATGTTTGGTCATTTGGTTTAAGTATACTGGGTTGATGAGGTGACGAGACcgcagcgcgcacacacacacctgggtGAGGTTCATGGGTTTTCCTGCCTGAGTTTGGCCCAAACACTTGTATAGTCGCCGATAGACAATGTTGCGTAAGATCTGCCTCGCCTCCGTTAGCTGCGGATTGGATGAGTTCAGTATTTGTTCAAAGACCTGATCTGGAGGATAGACGGAGCAAAGCACAGACAGACAATTGATATAAAAAGAAACATCTGCAAAAGTTTACAGTTTACAACACTTTTTCTAACAattcattaaaacagaagaattgtggcaaggcaaatttatttgtatagcgcatttcatccacaaggcaattcaatgtgttttacagtacatgattaaaaagtggaacagaaaacatttaactgtttaaaaatcaattaaaaaggggaaaaacaaaccaacaataactttaaatcaacaatgattaaacaagtttttatttgtatgtgttgtatgtgggtatggatattgatatataaaactatgtacacttctcttttatttaaatatatatatagtgtttttAAACCTACAAGGAAAAGAGGGTGATTTGAACCTCAAAGGGAAAAATATTTATTCTCTGTTTCTCCAGGTTTATTTCTCTCTCAGTTTTGTTTTAACCTCTTCAACCCCAACGGACCCGCCggcgggggcagctccagcttcTGTGACTTTCACGGGTCctaatgttgtaaagaatgaatgaaatcacacattatATACCTCTCCAAAGAAACtcagctaaaactgtagccaacccacattcagaacaaaagaccacagcGCACACACaatgttcaaagagggaaaaaactaCAACTCGGCAAAATCTGCCTTTACTGTGATTCACAAAACAGAGCTCTATAACAAGAGCCTACGTGAAACTACAGGTCGAGGTGAATCCAATGGTATACAGGTCgggtatgttacgtaccaaaacactgccacaaactcagaaaatacacagcggaaaaagtcagcaatgatgacaaatggtgacttacctttgttgtttcttatcaaaagttgctccaatgtgcataaaactccatattttaataaatccaaATCGTGTAGTCAAACAGATACCGCCATTACACACATCTGAGCACATCTCAGTCGAGAAATCCGTCCAATGCGGTGCATAGCGCTCGTGCGTAAAATGGCCGGTTCCTCCtttacccagctctgattggccaaggCTGAAGCCCACCCCCTTAGTGTTTGACATCACTCATTTCTAAAGGCTCTCAGCTTTGCAACGctgtgtcaatcattctgatcggtcaaagcattgcttaataacagaaaacaacCGCAGAAacttgaataaaaatggatgtgtgtttatttcaagccaaattgcaacatcTAGTGGTAAAACataagactaataatgattggaatcaatttgacatattacagttacacactcgtttccaaacttgtggaaaactttggcacagttgtggcaaagtgggcttccacctgaacttttttgtacaaaaacatgtgtatctttggcctaatgtttatcATTATCAACAAACTTGCTATAGTTGATGTCCATATGTTAGttaaattatttctgcttttacagcctttgataaagaaatatatctttatatttgatgtaaatcttttGGTTTTTTGGGGCGGAtgacagatttctgtattttaaaCATGATTTGACACTCAATATCATACATTTCACATAATCTGTACCCACTAAGGGTTCATCTtcaatctgctgctgctgaggtgtgtgcacattgagagagagaagcactgcagtaatatgcttttaacagagcatgttatattgcTGTGCTGTTGCTTGtttggctaacgttagcttgctagctcctctgagggagggactttggaaagtttggaggcagggcaagagagtagcggggagggagtgggagagagggatcttAGAGTCGCAGGCTGCACCTTTAAGAGGTTTTTAAGAAAAAGGACTTGTAAAGATCCCAAGCatctatttactttattattttatctgtaaATTTTGTTGTATACATCCATTACCTGTCAGCTTGGTGTACGCCTCTGGGTCATCGATGGCTGTGGAGAGAGTGAATGTCTTCCCGTCTGATCCCTCAATCTGAATGTGTGGATCTGCTTTTAAAAAGGCCTCTGTGATCCTGCAGCAAGCAGTCAGGTCGTCACTGGTTGGTGAaagctttttttcctctttgtgcAGCACACAAACAAGAAGTTAACAATTACTCACATGGTCTCTATGATGTTGCCAACTCTGTGCTGGTAGGCTCTTCTATGTAGACAGTTCCTGGTGTGAAACATGTCATACAGATTGCCGACTTCCTGTAACACATGCACATCACATGATTTCTTAAACTAAAATGTACCTGTATTATTGAAGAACCTTACTAAGAACAATACGTGCCACtctatattttgtattatttaaaatttaacagACAGAATTTGTGTCGTTAACATTAAAcagtaaaatattaatattatgtacatttacACATGTGTGAATATATacacaggtgctggtcatataattagaatatcatgaaaaagttgatttatttcagtaattccattcaaaaagttaaacttgtgtaatgtatacattcatttcacacagactgacatatttcaagggtttatttcttttaatgttgatgattataaatgACAAGcaatgaaaaccccaaattgagtatctcagaaaattagaatattgttgagaggttcaatattgaagacacctggtgccCCACTCAGACctcaaaacacctgcaaaggcctttaaatagtctctcagtctagttctgtaggctacacaatcatggggaagactgctgacctgaGAGTTGTGACATGGACATGTTCTAGGGAGGTTTGGCTGTAGCCCCAGGAGGATAATATCCTATGCTGGGGACAACATGCTCCATCCCGCGTTTATCACAAAACACGCGGTCAGACAGGTGATGTAATAAAATACGTGTGCGCGCTCCGGCCACCGCCTCCGACTGTGCTAAGCAGCCAGCCGTCTGTCAAAGAACCgggattatgtaaataaagtttttggtgttgtttcttatgttgttttgtatgtttgtatgtattttgttgtgatcttgtgtatttttcgctcatttagtgtgtctttgttgtcgttttgtgtgttgctggtaataataagcatttttttttctcttagcgtgtgtgtttttggtttccttttgtatattttgttgttgtttgttctttttaatattcagtatctttttttcttaatttgtgtgttgaaataaaaatctaattcCAAAATTAAAATATCAGGGCACAGAATCAGAGAAATcctaaaaaactaataaaaaacaatttaaaaagaagatgTGGGGGCCCCAACACGAGTCGATTACTGGGAAACAACTACAGATCTCATCTAAAAGCCCAAATGTTTGTACCTTGTCTCTTGTACAGATTTCCTTTTTCCCGTCCACTTCACACACTCGGGCAAACTTTATGAAGCGACGATAGTCAAAGTTATTCTGGATGCCCAGATGGTAGCAGTCCCTTATAGCGAACAGATTGAATTTAGTTAAAATTAGCATAtgataaaaatttaaatgaacatcAGGGAACAACAGACATTACCTCGCAAAGTAGTCCCACTTATCCACATCAATGCCGTTTCTTTTGTTGGCCACGATTTCATAAAGAAATGATTTGTCCTCTGGACGACCTTTGTATGGCCACTGCAaggtaagaagaagaagaagcaaacttaataataaacaaatgttgAAGAGCTCATGAAAAGactcaaaacaaagcagcttcATAGGTAAGTATGCTCCATATTAATTATGATGTGCTTTGTAAACCTAAATAACTGACTTTAAATAACCAGAAACATATTGGTCCCCCATTTTGAATAAGGCTACAATACAATAAGCCACTAGTGGAATGGAATGAAGCACTTTAGGTGcattaataaatatgtatatatctatattctttattttttttcccattcacTATTTTTCGGGTGTGTTTTGGGTCTTCTGTGTGTtgctttctgttgtcttttttcttgcactttatctgaTCTGAGCTGTAATGACAGTACATTTCCCCACTGCGAGATCAATAAACCTACTCTACTCTACAAAGAAGTGAGGAAAATACAACCTCTATCAGAAATTTAGGTAAAAACACAGGACCGTTAAAGTGGTGCAGTTGCAACAGTGTGAACATCAGGAGTGCGTTCAGGTATAGCTACAGTGTGTAAGTAGTTTCCTGGTTTCATTTGTTAGAGCATTGTTTAGTTTAAGAGTTACAACACCACTTCAAACCTCTGCTGTCACATGTGCCTAATTTCTTAGTCCAAAAGCTACAAAATGAATGAAGGACAGCACAAACAGCAATGGTGCCACTGTCCAATCCCAGGTACCTTCTGGCCTTGAGGTGAAACATCATTCAGCGGCCCAGCAATCTGCTCCTTAATGAAAATCAGGTCTTGGGGCAACACGAGGCCCTGCTGCTCCATCAATGGCTCCAAGTCGTTGTCCTTCACCAGGTAGTCAAACATTTTCACAGAAGTACTCTCGTGCTGCAGAGTGATGATGAAACACACGTAATataaatttagaaaatgaaagGGAGAGAAACTCCAAGAGAAAGAGCTTCTGTCATCCAGGAACAGAATGTGATTTCCTGGGTTATCAGCCAGGTTAGCCAAACTGTAGCCCTGGGGTCACAAGTTGCAtagtatcttgttttttttatcaggttTCCTTATCTCACTACAGTGCTCCCTATCAGAGGCAACAGCTGTCACACAACCCCAATAAAAAGTGTCCTGAAGGTCTTTTTGAAAGCTTCTGGTATCAAGATTAAGCCTTCCTGTCTCTCTCTTATGTCTTCTCTTTTATCTCTCCAATGTCGCAGAACACCAGAGTGACATTCACTTTATAAATCAgtatataaaggtaaatacgTAAATATAGAAGATGAAAAAATTAGATGAGataaaaaaccacaataaaatgacaaaatgtgcaCATTCAAATACGATTTTATACCTTAAAACACAATCAATGGGGAGCAGCCATGTATGGTCGGATATGACGTCAAGTTGTTGATTTGTTGCACATTGGAGTAGGAAAGAGAGAGTGGACTTACCGGGGGATGAGTATAGAGGACATTGAagttattgaaacaattaaggcaaaaaaaattccacTAGAGAATGGAGAAATACGCAGCACTAACGTACCGGCATATACTGTCCCAATACCGGCGTCTCAGGTGAGTGAAATGACAGCAACCGTGTCTCCTGGACGATcagctttttttctttactgctCTACACAGACTTTTAACAAAAGTTAAACAACTAAACCTCTAGCGTTGATCTTTTGACAGAGATTGCAGTTAAAACTTACTACAGGTACTCTTTAAGCTAAACTTTTCAGCAGGCAGCAGCCAGCCACATATAgatatttagcaaaaaaaaaacacagaagaagacGGGGTGGCGAACCTGTCCCATGCTTCTATTTTGATGAGGATTCATTAAAGCAGCACAGCATTGTTTGCTCTCCCTTCCAACAGTAGCAGCAATTtgacatttagttttttctatCGTAATTCCCAGACTATAAAGCACACCGTTACattggccgcattccaataattttgccattttcTAACAAAAATCCATACATAGACCGCATTGTTACATTGGCCTAACTCTATTGgttgatgagggtgcccttcaaacgACTCAGCCAATCAAAAAGGGCAACTAGGCAGGCTGTTATACTCAAGTTGAGATTTCTGTGTTTTAACTTATAAGTTTCCTTCTCCACATGAATTCCcatcctcactgccccacgtctacatatcagtacatttacagcttttatggtcactttttactggaaccagaccgGTACATCGCTTCGTCCGTTCTCCTTACCGTTAACTACCGTAGAGCAATCACAGCAAGTccagactctgagtcagaactGAACTAGCTTTTACTGCTGTGGATGGTGTGCGTCATGCAATTTCATACAAAGATTTGATCTTTGGTTTTACCTTCCAGGTGATGTCGGGACGTGCTCGGGGGATGAACATGCCATCAAACAAGTGAGAAAACGGTCCGTGTCCTGAAGGGAAAAGTACAGCATGTTAATCTTTGCaatgaacaaaaaacatgtGATGATCGATCCCGCTGTCATTGTTAAAATCACAACATGGATTGTTCTTTAAATAGTTTACATGCACACTGTGATTTTGTTTTGCAGTTTGCCCACTCACCCAGGTCATGGCAGAGTCCAGCAATCTGCACACATAGGATGTCTCTGGGAGAAATGAGAAGCTCTGGCTGCCTCTCGTTCAGCGCTTGTACGAGCTGCCTTGCCAAGTAACCCACACTGCAGCAACACACAATGCTTTATTTCACCAAACAAGAAGAGACAgatggaataaaataaataaatgaatagataaATGAAAGCGCTCGTTCAGCGCAGACTTTCGAAAACGCCCAATTTCGCGtgtgtcaaaagctgcagatGGCATGACAAACACTGGAAGCTTTGATGTAGGTTAATGTCGGAACTCTTCTCAAACCACAATTGACAGCCATTAATCAACAAACGACAGTAGaaatgactttcaaagatggtggACATTCAACATGGTTTTTTTAACTCTCAAACTTGGATCAGGATCCAGATCTTGACCAAACTGTATCTACTGATAAACTTATGTGGAATGAAGATATCCTGGCGATATCTACAAACTTCTAACTGCTGCCAAATCCACATTCTGGATTGGATCCAAACGGAACTCGACATTTTGATAGAGGTCACAACCCGAcatcaatccaccaaatttGAAAGAAATCAAAACTAATTTAAACTGTATAGGATTTTTTGAAAGTCAAAGATGGGCTTTCCAATGTTAATTTCCAAAAATCGCTGAGTCAGCAATCTAAATCGGATCTGGATCCTGTGTGGTCTGATGTTGCATGTCATAGCCTTACATCATCCTGCAAAAATAATGAACGAATCGATGAAGATCTGACGGAGATATGAGTTTCAGAAGTTTTGCTCTATGCTAAAAATAGggaattttgatattttttgtgacCTTGATCTTGAACCGAACTTCACCAAAACTGAATGGCCTCATTTGTGCCCAAAAACCAattcacagaaaaaaattaaagtggattcATCAAAAATTGAGAATACTAtcatgtacacaaacagacacacatacaaacaaacatgacGACCAATATACTTTTGAAAACCGTTTTCCTAAGTAATAAATATCATCTGCATGTGAGCcatatttgtttgtatttattcaatGACATTTGCTACATAAAGATGAACTGGAAGCCAACAAGCGCCACCGgcctatttttattattttaactgttgcTGCGGAATCTGAACAAGTACTGTGAATTGTCGATCACATGAGAATGGAAACATCGACTGCTGCAGGGCTTGACATGAACACTAGTGTGGCAAGCTGTCATTACCACTGCcctacaattacgtcttcaattatccatgttcaattacaacttaaagagtaactaaaccccaaacccacaaTTTTCTGGTGAATACATGTGTATTTGGGTGTTAAATAATGCCGTTTATTAATCCttgtcccactcttcacattttagtaaaagtaaaagtattttaattttgcatatttagttgtaaaatgtcagatatactggccactaagggttgaacgctggCTATTACAGGTTCATTTTACTATTGGCTGAAATTGATTCTTTCAGATACCCCTGCATCATCAACTTTAACTGTTGGCcctgcccctcctataaaagctgagaggagggaggagagtttcctccaatcacagccctcagtgagctttgattgacagcctaACTGAGGAAGTCTCATGCTGTGTGCGTTTCTGCAGTGAATTTTTtcgactctgtgcttctatcaagagcagattctgcactaatcagagggtttatcgagctatgtgtgtatttacagacacatctatgctatgagtgtattcccgtctgtctttGCGTGTGCGCTGACGTGTGTGTCCATCTTATCACTATGTACACAAGGTGGTGGGAGAGCAGGACTCtttgcccctgagtggtgtcGGTAAGGCTGTGCGTGAGTTTTACGTTGTGATTGTGTGCGCCTGTGGTAGTAGTGACAAATTTCAGCTTATGGACTCActacatcattgtgtgtattaccgtctgtctctgcgcacAGCGCTGGGCAGCCAGAGtaggcgtgtcttactgctacagcagtaacactcataatcaaggtattttttgaatttccctcctactGGCaactcagcagaaagcagggctTTAGTTACGTTTAAGGTGAccgatttttttcaaattacgactaaaactacaattattacttccccctgaaagtcaattataattacgttctCATTTGCTAAAGTTCTattacaataaatcacaattactgagcctgcaATAAATAACCCTATagaacttaaccttcctcttgtgttagctttctgttagcatctcttatgataacaggtcggTTTTGACCCATTTCTTAAATCTGTGTTTAGTTAAAGATGTTAGTGACTGAATAACTAACAGACTCTTCAAGTACTAAAAGGAGTAATTTACACGGACAAATGATGAATTACTTGAATATGGTTAAAAATGTGAAGGTTTGTGTGTATAAAAAGTTCACCAAAGCTTCAACCTACCCGATGGAGTGTTCAAAGCGATTGTGAGAAGCTCCAGGAAAAACCAAGTAGACCCCTCCGAGCTGTTTGATGTTTCGTAGCCTCTGAAACTGAGGAGTGTCGATGATTTTGACAAGAAGTGGGTGCAGCTCCAGGTGGCCGTGGATGGGGTCGTTGAAAACctgccaataataataataatgagtttattttatttaaaacagggagaatacatattaatgaacataaacatgtaaatatgcaaGATTATAGCCAACGGCTAATTTCCAACTTTAGTCACTTCGGCAGGTTGATGTCAACAACATACGataataaaatcaatcaaacaaCAGTAAAACAGTTTGCCCTCATGGCCAGTATGAGCAGGAGCAGTAATTACAGAGAAAAAATGTGTCCttgaaaacacaatatgacagaaaataaaaaaagaaagcaagaaCAATGAAACAGTATAATGGATCATGAAACATACAGGCTAAGGGTCAGGAAACCATACGTATTTCACTAGCGTTAAATGCTAAAATTAGATCTCGAAGAGCTGATTAAAGTGCGGAGTGCTGAAGTGTGTAAGTGTGAGGTGCATAATTATATTGCCCGATTACACAGTAAATGTAAAGTGCTATTTTACATGCACAATACTCAATACATATTACATTAATTAAATACCAGAAATGGCAATTATATGATACTGGAGTACcctttttaaagaatataaagTGCATCTTGCCTTGCTCGTAGCCCTAAAACCTAAAAGGTAAATAAAGATACaataaatagtgaaaatatTAATGGGGAAGAGGGAGTAGTAGTAatgaacatctccagagtgaaaggtttaatggctcagaaagatcaggagaaactggtccatgcttttatctccagcagactggactattgtaatggtcttctgacaggaatcccccaaaagagcatcaaacagctacagctggttcagaatactgcagctcgggtcttaaccagaacaaagatgtcagcctcagaatagactttaaagttctgctgctggtgtataaatctgtgaatgggtttggtccagaatac
This portion of the Gouania willdenowi chromosome 7, fGouWil2.1, whole genome shotgun sequence genome encodes:
- the LOC114467610 gene encoding deoxynucleoside triphosphate triphosphohydrolase SAMHD1-like isoform X1, translating into MESRKRPSAALLRLSDSSITPEKKVSTVPPPEPDYIGWSVEDVCVYLRGEALGEWEAVFKEQKITGVGLHYLTDADLEKIGVSRLGDRLRILSSLRKLWWIKAEPNKVFNDPIHGHLELHPLLVKIIDTPQFQRLRNIKQLGGVYLVFPGASHNRFEHSIGVGYLARQLVQALNERQPELLISPRDILCVQIAGLCHDLGHGPFSHLFDGMFIPRARPDITWKHESTSVKMFDYLVKDNDLEPLMEQQGLVLPQDLIFIKEQIAGPLNDVSPQGQKWPYKGRPEDKSFLYEIVANKRNGIDVDKWDYFARDCYHLGIQNNFDYRRFIKFARVCEVDGKKEICTRDKEVGNLYDMFHTRNCLHRRAYQHRVGNIIETMITEAFLKADPHIQIEGSDGKTFTLSTAIDDPEAYTKLTDQVFEQILNSSNPQLTEARQILRNIVYRRLYKCLGQTQAGKPMNLTQETIHSWEAELARTTPQSSNINNHDLRPEDFIVNVIVMDYGMKEKNPINSVRFYCKKDVTKAIQIRKNQVSKMLPEHFAEQLIRVYCKKTDEESLEVAKKHFVQWCMNRNFSKPQDGDIIAPELTPLKASWSNNYYDDEGESATTMANGVCKNGPKKAKIKLFD